In Sphingomonas sp. LR60, the following are encoded in one genomic region:
- a CDS encoding DEAD/DEAH box helicase, with the protein MSFADLGLSDELLRAVGDTGYTEPTPIQASAIPPVLMMRDIIGIAQTGTGKTASFVLPMIDILAHGRSRARMPRSLILEPTRELAAQVAENFETYGKYHKLSMALLIGGVQMGDQVKALEKGVDVLIATPGRLMDLFGRGKILLTGCSMLVIDEADRMLDMGFIPDIEEICTKLPAQRQTLLFSATMPVPIKKLADRFLNNPKTIEVARPASTNINITQWVVPVKGPSFEKRKALRSLLGQEEVRTAIVFCNRKTTVRELNKSLREHGFSSGEIHGDMDQPARVAELERFKKGDVNILVASDVAARGLDVKGVSHVFNYDAPWHPDDYVHRIGRTGRGGATGIAYTFVGPDDVENIENIEKLTGQKIARVADLPEATAPVEATPRRERGRRRERVADAAPRTELRAEVPQVEAREETVREEAPRRERTRRDRDERPRDERSRGARERDRAPAVTEAVDDGGWNGPVPDFLNVGLRY; encoded by the coding sequence ATGAGCTTTGCCGACCTCGGCCTTTCTGACGAACTCCTCCGCGCCGTCGGCGACACCGGCTATACCGAGCCGACGCCGATCCAGGCGAGCGCGATCCCGCCGGTGTTGATGATGCGCGACATCATCGGCATCGCACAAACCGGCACCGGCAAGACCGCCAGCTTCGTGCTGCCGATGATCGACATCCTGGCGCACGGGCGCAGCCGCGCGCGGATGCCGCGCAGCCTGATCCTGGAGCCGACGCGCGAACTGGCCGCGCAGGTCGCCGAGAATTTCGAGACCTATGGCAAGTATCACAAGCTGAGCATGGCGCTGCTGATCGGCGGCGTGCAGATGGGCGACCAGGTCAAGGCGCTGGAAAAGGGCGTCGACGTGCTGATCGCCACCCCCGGGCGGTTGATGGACCTGTTCGGGCGCGGCAAGATCCTGCTGACCGGCTGTTCGATGCTGGTGATCGACGAGGCCGACCGGATGCTCGACATGGGGTTCATCCCCGATATCGAGGAAATCTGCACCAAGCTGCCCGCGCAGCGCCAGACCTTGCTGTTCAGCGCGACGATGCCCGTGCCGATCAAGAAGCTGGCCGACCGGTTCCTCAACAATCCCAAGACGATCGAGGTCGCACGCCCGGCGTCGACCAACATCAACATCACCCAGTGGGTGGTGCCGGTGAAGGGGCCGTCGTTCGAGAAGCGCAAGGCGCTGCGCTCGTTGCTGGGGCAGGAGGAGGTGCGCACAGCGATCGTCTTCTGCAATCGCAAGACGACGGTGCGCGAGCTGAACAAGAGCCTGCGCGAACACGGTTTCTCCAGCGGCGAGATCCATGGCGACATGGACCAGCCGGCGCGCGTCGCCGAGCTGGAGCGCTTCAAGAAGGGCGACGTCAACATCCTGGTCGCCAGCGACGTCGCGGCACGCGGGCTGGACGTGAAGGGCGTGAGCCACGTCTTCAACTATGACGCGCCGTGGCATCCCGACGATTACGTCCACCGCATCGGACGCACCGGGCGCGGCGGGGCGACGGGCATCGCGTACACCTTCGTCGGGCCGGACGACGTCGAGAATATCGAGAATATCGAGAAGCTGACCGGGCAGAAGATCGCGCGGGTCGCCGATTTGCCCGAGGCGACGGCGCCGGTGGAGGCGACCCCGCGGCGCGAACGCGGGCGACGGCGCGAGCGGGTGGCGGACGCAGCGCCCCGCACCGAGCTGCGCGCCGAGGTGCCGCAGGTCGAGGCACGTGAAGAGACAGTCCGCGAAGAGGCACCGCGACGCGAGCGGACGCGGCGCGATCGCGACGAGCGTCCGCGCGACGAACGTTCGCGTGGGGCGCGCGAGCGCGACCGTGCGCCGGCGGTGACCGAGGCAGTTGACGATGGCGGCTGGAACGGACCGGTGCCGGACTTCCTGAACGTCGGGCTGCGCTACTGA